The genomic stretch CTTTTTGCTTAATTGTTCTTTGCAGGAAATGGACAGCGCCTAACCAGGCGGTCATCGCCGGAAAGCCAATTGTGTATGGGCTGCTCATAGCATTAGCATTATGGATATTTACGCGATTGATCAACAAGTAGCTTTTCATCCAAAACTCTCCTTATCCTGCAGCAATGCCATTTCGACCTGGCGCCTCAGAAACGCTGTTTCCCCATCGCCAAGCGGAATACCATCGCTTTTCAAAACTATTTCATAGGCGCGTATTATCCACCGGGCGAAAAAAAGAGACACATCCTCCAGCCACTCTCGGTTTTTTACCCGCAATTCCGCATGAATATCATCAAGCCATATTTTCTGGGACAATGGCAGGCGGCTATAATATTCTGCAGTCGACCACCCCGCCTCAAGTTCCCGCAATTTATAAACGCTGATCATGACTCTATCAACTACAACTTGTAGCGTTTTTTTGATTTTATTACGTATTTCAAGATTGTTTTGTTCACAGGCAAACAACGCATGCAAAACCTGAAGATCCTCTTTGAATTTCTTTATCTGCAATGTATTCGTAAAGAAATCCTGCCTGGGTTTTGTAATTTCTCTTTTTGAAATAATCGGCGGACTTGAAGCTAGCAGGTATGTTTTTCCATTGTTGCGTATATTTAATGCACTGATATTTTGAGGCTTAGTCCCCCCAAAAGCGGTTACAGTAAGATCATAAATTTCAGCATGTTGTTCGCCATATTTTTCATTCTTTTTATCCCTGGCAGCGATAGCTTCTGCCCTTATCTCTTCAATTCTAGTTTTTAATCGTCTTAAAACTCCGGACGGCGTCATCAATGATAATAAATGATATTTATCGCCAATTGGGAAGTACACTTGTTTTATTCTTTCATCTGTTTTGATCTCCTGACATTCTTTTTTTATTTCAAGAAAATCCACCCGAACTTTTTCGTATTCTTCTTTCAAAAAATTGAGTTCCTGCCTAATTTCTTCACTGTCATTTTCCAGATGCACTAAAATAGTTCTGTTGTCATCCATTACCGTTAATAGAAATTCAAAAACGTCAACCGCTGCTGCATTTCCAAAAGCGTCCAGTTCATATACAACATTTCCACTATGCAAATACCCATCATTTTTAAAATAACATGCCGAAATGACCGAAGATGCTTTGGCATCCGGATGTGAAAATTTAGCAACATGGCTGGCTAAAGATAATTGTTTAGCCCGTTTCGCAGCATCCGGAATCCATTTCTCTACTGAAAATTTATCTTCTGCTTGATTTGTCAGTTCTGTAATTTCCATCTCGGACATCTGATTTTTCATTTTATCCTTAAGCCATTTCTCTTTGCGTTTATTCAAATACTCCAATACGCCCCCCACGAGCATCCCCCCCGTTATTTTTTCTGCACCAACCCAAACTGATCGGAATAAATAAATCCGTTATCCTTGCCGTATTCCGGAATATTCACTTCGCCGAATTTTTTTGAAATCCTTAACAGACGGTCATTCTCCAATTGGAAATCGGGATCGGCCCGATCGTCCAGTTGTCTTAACAATGCCTGCTCATAGTCTCGCGATAACCAGTGCCGGATTGACTGTTCTCCACCTTTTACAAAGTGCTCAATGCCATAAAATTTTTCACGTTCAACAAACTCCCCTTTATCTGTCTGTTGTTCATAAAAAACAGCTTTGCCTTCTTGCCAAAGTAGATATAACTTAATTTCCGGACTACTCTCGCGAAAGCGATTAAACTGCTGGGGAATGGCCGTCGTCCACCAGTATCCTGTCAGCCATCCCTGCAAGCCTTCGGGCCCCTGGGAAGACTTGTCCTTAAAATCGTTCATAACGGCATGCTCTAAGTCAGCAAGCTTTTCATGCGGTTTAATATGAGTCAATTTTGTAATTCGTGGTATCGCATTTACACCTTTTGTTAATTCCGCCGCATCCACCAGTTGTGTCATGTCATGAGTATGCAGTCTATATGTAACGTTTGTCTCATATCCCGGATGGCGAAAGGCTGGCTTGCCATCGTTTCTGATTCCTTTTAAATTGTATTGCATAATTGCTATATTGGGCGCAACGATGTCCGCTACTGTTTTCCGGTGCCGCAAAACCCGCCCAGCAAGCTGAATGATGGAACGAAATGAGGATGGCTCTATGATTGCCCAGTCAAAATCATGGTCGCGGCCAACCTCCTCAACCGGCGTTGTTACCAAAAGGAACAGGACATTGCTTTCTGGCGAATGATCAATATGATTTCTAATAACAGGATTTCTCAGCGCCGGCGATTCTTCACCCACTTGTTCCTTTCGCTTTAACACTGCGTCCAGATGCCGTTCCTGTTCATGCCGCAATAACAATATTTGCCTGCTGTGATAGGTCATTACCTTAGGATCAAAATCATCTCCCCAATTTGCATCAATTAGATAACGGCTCAGTTGTACACAGGGAGGAATATTAGCAAGTCTCACAACCCCAAAGGAAATTTTCTTACCGGTTTTCAGGTCTGTGAAAGAGTGAACCGTATGCAATTTTTTAGCATTATCTTTTATGATTTCAAAGTATTGCTCTTCGGTTGATTGGGCACCTGACTCACACTTAGGATTATCAGGTGTTGCGATTAAATGATCGCAGGGAACAATATACGCTTTTCTTTTCACGATTTGCTTGCTAAGCTTGCCGATGCGCTTATTTACAAAATTTTCATGAAGCTTGGCATAGTATTCGCAGCGCTCTGACGTTGTAATGCCATGAGAAATTTCAACTTTTGTACTGAATTCGTCACACCATA from Sporomusaceae bacterium FL31 encodes the following:
- the csy1 gene encoding CRISPR-associated protein Csy1, whose protein sequence is MGGVLEYLNKRKEKWLKDKMKNQMSEMEITELTNQAEDKFSVEKWIPDAAKRAKQLSLASHVAKFSHPDAKASSVISACYFKNDGYLHSGNVVYELDAFGNAAAVDVFEFLLTVMDDNRTILVHLENDSEEIRQELNFLKEEYEKVRVDFLEIKKECQEIKTDERIKQVYFPIGDKYHLLSLMTPSGVLRRLKTRIEEIRAEAIAARDKKNEKYGEQHAEIYDLTVTAFGGTKPQNISALNIRNNGKTYLLASSPPIISKREITKPRQDFFTNTLQIKKFKEDLQVLHALFACEQNNLEIRNKIKKTLQVVVDRVMISVYKLRELEAGWSTAEYYSRLPLSQKIWLDDIHAELRVKNREWLEDVSLFFARWIIRAYEIVLKSDGIPLGDGETAFLRRQVEMALLQDKESFG